In one Acomys russatus chromosome X, mAcoRus1.1, whole genome shotgun sequence genomic region, the following are encoded:
- the LOC127185476 gene encoding melanoma-associated antigen 1-like, giving the protein MPYYPHFNLLKVFQDAFEIYRLAEEEEGDEEEEIQEEEEVAGEEEEEAEEEEEVEDEYEEEMEAVEEEEENVEDEEVEEEDVEEEEVEEEEEENVEEEDVEEDVDEVVVVEEEEEEEKEEWEAIDIDTTLSALKITLPSCLSPPYEFAPWLLIWGNPDEAVGSVAWMLNTASTSCSSLDEEPSSQEEESLNTLRLTHAASSGRKLQKQKVTELVNLLILKYRMKEPINKVEMLRVVTKDYEKQFPIIFDEASKCLEMIFGIDIKENDPISSSYVLTNSLDLTYYDMVTNNQRMPRNGFLIITLGVIFIEGNRASEESMWEFLNMMGIYDGKEHFIFGEPREFLTRELVYQNYLQYQQVPESYPPRYEFLWGPRAYIETSKMKVLEFLTKFTSRAPTYFSSLYSEAFRDEEERT; this is encoded by the coding sequence ATGCCATACTATCCACACTTCAACCTTTTGAAAGTGTTCCAGGATGCTTTTGAAATATATAGAttggctgaggaagaagagggagatgaagaggaagaaatacaagaggaagaagaagtagcaggagaggaggaggaagaagcagaagaggaggaagaagtggaagaCGAGTATGAAGAGGAGATGGAGGctgtagaggaggaggaggagaacgtgGAGGacgaggaggtggaggaggaggatgtggaggaggaggaggtggaggaggaggaggaggagaacgtggaggaggaggatgtggaggaGGACGTGGacgaggtggtggtggtggaggaggaggaggaggaggagaaagaagaatgggAAGCCATTGATATTGATACCACATTATCTGCTTTGAAAATCACTTTACCCTCCTGTCTTTCCCCACCTTATGAGTTTGCGCCCTGGCTTCTGATCTGGGGCAATCCAGATGAGGCAGTGGGCTCTGTTGCCTGGATGCTGAATACTGCTTCCACTTCATGTAGCAGCTTAGATGAAGAACCCAGTAGCCAGGAAGAAGAGAGTTTAAACACCTTGAGGTTGACACATGCTGCTTCCTCAGGGAGAAAACTCCAAAAGCAAAAGGTGACTGAACTGGTGAATCTCCTGATCCTCAAATATAGAATGAAGGAACCCATCAACAAAGTGGAAATGCTCAGAGTTGTCACAAAAGACTATGAGAAACAGTTCCCCATTATCTTTGATGAAGCTTCTAAGTGTTTGGAGATGATTTTTGGTATTGATATAAAGGAAAATGATCCTATAAGTAGCTCCTATGTCCTTACCAACTCACTGGACCTTACGTATTATGACATGGTGACTAACAACCAGAGAATGCCTAGAAATGGCTTCCTGATAATTACTCTGGGTGTGATATTCATCGAGGGGAACCGTGCCTCTGAAGAAAGCATGTGGGAATTTCTGAATATGATGGGGATATATGATGGGAAGGAGCACTTCATTTTTGGGGAGCCGAGGGAGTTCCTTACCAGAGAGTTGGTGTACCAAAATTATCTGCAATATCAGCAGGTGCCTGAGAGTTATCCTCCACGCTATGAGTTCTTGTGGGGTCCAAGAGCCTATATTGAAACCAGCAAGATGAAAGTCCTTGAATTTTTGACCAAATTTACAAGTAGGGCCCCAACTTATTTCTCAAGTTTGTACAGTGAGGCGTTCcgagatgaggaagagaggacCTGA